A region of Chitinivibrionia bacterium DNA encodes the following proteins:
- a CDS encoding DUF3791 domain-containing protein: MINETMLNATDANHVQRDLNLMMVYATEGYARRHGISESEAFNLFLRYCINDYFRKYYGVLHTQDFDEDVFLAEDLIERAKERELQGADK, from the coding sequence ATGATAAACGAAACAATGTTAAATGCCACCGACGCGAATCATGTTCAGCGAGACCTGAATTTAATGATGGTTTATGCTACGGAAGGTTATGCCAGAAGGCACGGCATTTCCGAAAGCGAGGCGTTTAATCTTTTCCTAAGATACTGTATAAATGATTATTTTCGCAAATACTACGGCGTTTTACACACGCAGGATTTTGATGAAGACGTGTTTTTGGCGGAAGATTTGATAGAACGAGCCAAGGAACGCGAACTGCAAGGAGCGGACAAATGA
- a CDS encoding MMPL family transporter has product MKHLNATIYIIALILAIFSIFFRVEQGVNVDSSVLSLIGGDKSRQFIRDLTDNAADELSRKAFFLILDEDEYNAVNSAKKVIETAKNSGIFTEIFSGTTPETEREYFNWFFAQRYTLLSDNMRDVVGAGFARPNICTSDVKNVATIQGRANPAPTGTSTQRFIQNFNQRIFAPMPDFYGENLVRDPLMLFMDKMLELRGNSLWISDGGLLIYPSDTTAVLITAILKENSFSPRAQNELEALISQIKQEISSEIAVVSIARFVKVGFDEGKRDAGIIGVISLTVIAVMFLAIFRNIFVIFTGLIPIFCGLIFAFAALFLFSSELNVIALSMGACFVGIVIDYSLHYLVQNEDNPQKRLKNVFGGITLGVISTIAGFCAFFITPIAGLRHIAIMSVFGLLGAYLSVVILFPKIKYANKKLPIKLPQNSIPQVPFWAVILIAVLVAAVSIPGLLKVRFNDGVENFTNPAPLLEAEEALLRRFTQGSQANRFLVVVGKNDNEMLNELSRVSIQLNSLKNEGVIGGFRSIGQYVISEEVAEQNRKNLLELITKNDGEVLAHLRNLGFQENVLQNLVNELSTENFVHFDINQFFASSVSRDFSSTFIRNDTLSAALILLENIRNEERLKSLENRETVFYFNRIGEISAILQEYRETMLKTIIIAAAVIFMFLLIYFSVKTNFLSAITVIIPPFLTLILTQAILGYFGVEQNLMHAVGQLLVLGIGVDYVIFRAKSKKAPNETELALLLSCITSFMAFGLLFFVNTPALRSMGEVVALGLVLSYLSSFLVRKR; this is encoded by the coding sequence TTGAAACACCTTAACGCAACAATTTACATAATCGCCCTCATTTTAGCGATTTTTTCCATTTTTTTCAGAGTAGAGCAAGGCGTAAATGTCGATTCTTCGGTTTTATCGCTTATCGGCGGCGACAAATCAAGGCAATTTATAAGGGATTTAACAGATAACGCCGCCGACGAATTATCGCGAAAAGCATTTTTCTTAATTTTGGACGAAGACGAGTACAACGCTGTAAATTCCGCAAAAAAAGTAATAGAAACGGCAAAAAACTCGGGAATTTTCACCGAAATTTTTTCAGGAACAACCCCCGAAACCGAAAGAGAATATTTTAATTGGTTTTTTGCGCAAAGATACACCCTTTTATCGGATAATATGCGGGATGTTGTAGGGGCGGGGTTTGCCCGCCCTAATATATGCACGTCCGATGTAAAAAATGTCGCGACAATTCAAGGGCGGGCAAACCCCGCCCCTACGGGGACGTCAACACAACGTTTCATCCAAAATTTCAACCAAAGAATTTTTGCGCCTATGCCCGATTTTTACGGTGAAAATTTAGTGCGCGACCCGTTAATGCTTTTTATGGACAAAATGCTCGAATTAAGAGGAAATTCTCTTTGGATTTCGGATGGCGGACTTCTGATTTATCCGTCGGATACAACAGCTGTCCTTATAACCGCCATACTTAAAGAAAACAGTTTTTCGCCGAGAGCGCAAAACGAGCTTGAAGCCTTGATTTCACAAATAAAACAAGAGATAAGTTCAGAAATTGCAGTAGTTTCCATAGCGCGCTTCGTAAAAGTAGGCTTTGACGAAGGCAAAAGAGACGCGGGGATAATAGGCGTAATTTCGCTTACGGTTATCGCCGTTATGTTTTTGGCGATATTTCGCAATATCTTCGTTATTTTTACGGGACTTATACCGATTTTCTGCGGATTGATTTTCGCATTTGCCGCGCTTTTTCTGTTTTCGTCCGAATTAAATGTAATTGCATTGTCTATGGGCGCGTGTTTTGTGGGCATTGTAATTGATTATTCTTTACATTATTTAGTGCAAAACGAAGATAATCCCCAAAAGCGGCTTAAAAACGTTTTCGGCGGAATAACATTAGGCGTAATTTCAACGATTGCAGGGTTTTGCGCGTTTTTTATAACGCCGATTGCGGGGCTTAGACACATAGCAATTATGAGCGTTTTCGGACTTTTGGGCGCGTATTTAAGCGTTGTAATTTTGTTTCCGAAAATAAAATACGCCAACAAAAAACTGCCGATAAAGCTTCCTCAAAATTCAATTCCGCAAGTCCCGTTTTGGGCGGTAATTTTAATTGCGGTTTTGGTCGCGGCGGTTTCAATCCCCGGACTTTTGAAAGTTCGCTTTAACGACGGCGTTGAAAATTTCACAAACCCCGCCCCGCTTCTCGAAGCCGAGGAAGCGCTTTTAAGAAGATTTACGCAAGGCAGTCAAGCAAACAGATTTTTGGTAGTCGTCGGCAAAAACGACAATGAAATGCTCAACGAATTATCGCGGGTATCAATACAACTTAACTCGCTGAAAAACGAGGGCGTTATAGGCGGTTTTCGTTCAATCGGACAATACGTGATAAGTGAAGAAGTCGCCGAACAAAACCGCAAAAATCTTCTTGAATTAATAACAAAAAACGACGGAGAAGTGCTTGCTCATCTGAGAAACCTCGGTTTCCAAGAGAACGTTCTGCAAAATTTAGTGAATGAATTATCGACGGAAAATTTTGTGCATTTCGACATAAACCAATTTTTTGCTTCTTCGGTATCGCGCGATTTTTCATCGACATTTATCCGCAACGATACTTTATCGGCGGCGCTTATTTTGCTCGAAAACATAAGAAATGAGGAACGGTTGAAATCGCTTGAAAACAGAGAAACGGTTTTTTATTTTAACCGAATTGGCGAAATCAGCGCAATTTTGCAGGAATATCGAGAAACAATGCTGAAGACAATAATCATTGCGGCGGCGGTAATTTTTATGTTTCTGCTGATTTATTTCAGCGTAAAAACAAACTTTTTATCAGCGATTACCGTGATAATTCCGCCGTTTTTAACCCTAATTTTAACGCAGGCGATTTTAGGCTATTTCGGCGTTGAGCAGAATTTAATGCACGCCGTCGGACAACTTCTTGTCTTGGGAATAGGCGTAGATTACGTAATTTTCCGAGCAAAAAGCAAAAAAGCCCCCAACGAAACCGAACTCGCGCTCTTGCTTTCCTGCATAACCTCGTTTATGGCGTTCGGACTTCTGTTTTTTGTAAACACCCCCGCGCTGAGGTCAATGGGCGAAGTAGTGGCGCTGGGCTTGGTGTTGTCGTATTTGTCTTCGTTTTTGGTGAGGAAGAGATAA